From a region of the Rhinopithecus roxellana isolate Shanxi Qingling chromosome 8, ASM756505v1, whole genome shotgun sequence genome:
- the CHML gene encoding rab proteins geranylgeranyltransferase component A 2 has product MADNLPTEFDVVIIGTGLPESILAAACSRIGQRVLHIDSRSYYGGNWASFSFSGLLTWLKEYQQNNDIGEESTVAWQDLIHETEEAISLRKKDETIQHTEAFCYASQDMEDNVEEIGVLQKNPSSGVSSTFTEVLDSAGLPEDRQSSYFNSDEMSAKHTQKSDREISLEVTDVEKSVEKEKYCGDKTCMHTVSDKDGNKDESKSTEDNSNQPIRNRITYLQIVKEGRRFNIDLVSKLLYSQGLLIDLLIKSDVSRYIEFKNVTRILAFREGKVEQVPCSRADVFNSRELTMVEKRMLMKFLTFCLEYEQHPDEYQAFRQCSFSEYLKTKKLTPNLQHFVLHSIAMTSESSCTTIDGLNAIKNFLQCLGRFGNTPFLFPLYGQGEIPQCFCRMCAVFGGIYCLRHKVQCFVVDKESGRCKAIIDHFGQRINAKYFIVEDSYLSEETCSNVQYKQISRAVLITDQSILKTDSDQQTSILIVPPAEPGACAVRVTELCSSTMTCMKDTYLVHLTCSSSQTAREDLESVVKKLFTPYTETEISKEELTKPRLLWALYFNMRDSSGISRSSYNGLPSNVYVCSGPDCGLGNEHAVKQAETLFQEIFPTEEFCPPPPNPEDIIFDGDDKQPESPGTNNVIVARLESSEESKNQESPEKHLQN; this is encoded by the coding sequence ATGGCGGACAATCTTCCCACAGAGTTTGATGTGGTTATAATAGGGACAGGTTTGCCCGAATCCATCCTTGCAGCTGCATGTTCAAGAATTGGTCAGAGAGTTCTGCATATTGATTCAAGAAGTTACTATGGAGGCAACTGGGCTAGTTTCAGCTTTTCAGGATTGCTAACCTGGTTGAAGGAGTATCAGCAAAACAATGACATTGGGGAAGAAAGTACTGTTGCATGGCAGGACCTGATCCATGAAACAGAAGAAGCCATCTCTCTTCGCAAGAAGGATGAAACTATCCAACACACAGAAGCTTTTTGTTATGCCAGTCAGGATATGGAGGACAATGTTGAAGAGATTGGTGTTCTGCAGAAAAATCCTTCTTCAGGGGTGTCTAGTACCTTCACTGAAGTTCTGGATTCTGCAGGCTTGCCCGAAGACCGCCAGTCATCATATTTTAATAGCGATGAAATGTCTGCCAAACACACTCAGAAAAGTGATAGAGAGATTTCACTAGAAGTAACTGATGTAGAGAAGTCAGTGGAGAAGGAAAAGTATTGTGGAGATAAAACTTGTATGCACACAGTTTcagataaagatggaaataaagatGAAAGCAAATCTACAGAAGATAATTCCAATCAACCAATTAGAAATAGGATTACTTACCTTCAAATAGTTAAAGAAGGGAGGAGGTTTAATATTGATCTGGTATCAAAACTGCTGTATTCTCAAGGATTGCTAATTGATCTTTTAATCAAATCAGATGTTAGTCGttatatagaatttaaaaatgtcaCTAGGATTCTTGCATTTCGGGAAGGAAAGGTAGAACAAGTGCCTTGTTCCAGAGCAGATGTCTTTAATAGCAGGGAACTCACCATGGTTGAAAAGAGGATGCTAATGAAATTTCTCACATTTTGTTTAGAGTATGAACAACATCCTGATGAATACCAAGCTTTCAGGCAGTGTTCATTTTCAGAatacttaaaaactaaaaaactaacTCCCAACCTTCAACATTTTGTACTGCACTCAATTGCAATGACATCAGAATCATCTTGCACTACAATAGATGGCCTTAACGCAATTAAAAACTTCCTTCAGTGTCTCGGACGGTTTGGCAACACTCCCTTTTTATTTCCCTTATATGGCCAAGGAGAAATTCCCCAGTGTTTCTGTAGGATGTGTGCAGTTTTTGGTGGAATCTATTGTCTTCGTCATAAAGTACAATGCTTTGTAGTCGACAAAGAATCTGGACGATGTAAAGCAATTATAGATCACTTTGGTCAAAGaataaatgctaaatattttattgtggaagacagttacCTTTCTGAGGAAACATGCTCAAATGTGCAGTATAAGCAGATCTCTAGGGCAGTACTTATTACAGATCAGTCTATACTAAAGACAGATTCAGATCAGCAGACTTCCATTCTGATAGTTCCTCCAGCAGAGCCAGGAGCTTGTGCTGTACGGGTCACAGAATTATGTTCTTCAACCATGACATGCATGAAGGACACCTATCTGGTACATTTGACATGTTCATCTTCTCAAACAGCAAGAGAAGACTTAGAATCAGTGGTGAAGAAATTATTCACTCCATATACTGAAACAGAAATAAGCAAGGAAGAACTTACGAAGCCAAGACTCTTGTGGgctctttattttaatatgaGAGATTCCTCGGGAATCAGCAGAAGCTCATATAATGGCTTGCCTTCCAATGTTTATGTCTGCTCTGGGCCTGACTGTGGCCTGGGAAATGAGCACGCTGTCAAGCAAGCTGAAACACTTTTCCAGGAGATCTTTCCAACTGAAGAATTCTGCCCTCCACCTCCAAATCCAGAAGACATTATCTTTGATGGCGATGATAAGCAGCCAGAGTCTCCTGGAACCAATAATGTAATAGTGGCCAGACTAGAATCCTCTGAGGAAAGCAAAAACCAAGAAAGCCCAGAGAAGCACCTTCAAAATTAG